taccgtataataataggtatgcagCGTGCAACCCGTAATCGGTACCTATATtaagattaatgattattttcagaaaataatctggggcttgagcccccccccccctcaactAAATTTATCAAGCTCCAccatattacaaattataagtgaaataaaaaaactatatcagaaaaaactaaattttaaattaggtatcgTTCATCGATTAACAGCAATATCtaaacctataggctataaagataataataaatgtaatacaccatattattaccAACTACACTACCATATTATCCGCAACTACCAATATTTTATAGCTTGAAAtcacagttttataatatttgtaaatagttatattatgtcgTTTTGTTTGTGGACTGTGGTTCTCATACCTAGGCACCTAGCTATACCTATAATGATCTAACGTAGTTGCATGAGTAGTGAGTACACTATTATAGTACTCATATATAGTATTAGTCACAGTCTAATCTTACTTCCAAATTAGAGTCTAAACTGCAGACTGCAGTTGAATGTGTTTGTCGTaccaatttaataaaacaaaaaattgaatcCCGCATGAAAAGCGCTAactaaatgtacctaatacctacatatgCTTATAGTAtttccacaatatattatatacatatatataatattatacttcataagGTACCATATATCTACCAgctatacctacaacctacctatACTGCGCtacaatgtattaaaatttccaaGATTAGGTATGGCATTGGTCATTGGACAATGGGCATTATTTCAGCAGAAATTGGGAAACATAATACCTAattggataaaaataattattattaaatagataatataggcaggtagtaggtacgaaaaaagttattcaagagcataaaatgaattaactttgttcatattttcataacgtattataataattaagatgattttttaaatttttctcgcTTTCCATCCAGCAAACGATAAACTCTATATAATTTTTCGAATATCACACATACATGCTATTATACCTAAGCGTTATGGTTTTCTAGAATATTAAACGACCTTGCTCAGTGCCCACGCTTGCACTCCATATAGTATACTTTGACCCTATAAATATCGAAGAAACAGTTAAGACAAAATAttctcataaatcataatagccaatatgtattatatgcaatttgtatgtaattattttaattaatatagttatataaatattcaattatccatttattttttacttacttccctataatagaaattaattgccaataattaataagtataaactcataggtatataatatacctaatatatatattatatacctaatacatgcATAATATGACAACtacataaattcaaaaatggTGCTTCctcacataattttattttgtgtcttataaaatatgataaattataattagatgacgaattaaattatatgaaagaaataaaaacaccgaattataattttagtctaATAAATTACGAACGCCTTAAGGCTTAAAGACGTTAAGGTACGTTTTATAAAGATAGTAATGATAATAGATTATGAATGAATGTAATTAAATGAgctttcatttaatatttttattgtattattattaaagtatttaatattatgtggttttttatttaattacaaatatttcaagtcataactttaaatacttatacatgAATATCTATTACttacaaatgtatatacctaatctatacatagttatacacttatacccgACCGCAGAAACCCTGTgtgatatttatgtatatgaataaaaactaatcaatattaaacatttaatctcACTGTAAAAGCATTATTCGTTTTTCGAAAGCACCTATATCTACTTTTTGTAAAAGATTATTGAAAccatcattactcattagtcataaCGCTGAGGTAGATACTTtttccaatttaaatattaaaaggttatattattttacacgaaCATTTAACTATTTCAGAAACAATTATAGAAGTATTCTTGATTTATGAACCTTGAATTCATTATTCACCTATCAATGTccaatgtgtatatttatttagtgaAAAATACATGCgtatggaattttaaaatattacttaagtaaaaaaaaagattgttaaataaggatttattttgataattaacttgttcaaaaattactatttcactatttgaattaaaatttaaatttaaatgtagagACATTTATCATTGTAAATCAAGAATGTTTCAGTATTAACTATTAGTATCATTGTGTGTTAATGCaattgcataatttattttatgtatagttaaATGCTTAATTAGTTGTACATGCGAACTTTTTGaatgctgttaataatatttaaagacagGTTCAACATATACACACATTGGAATAAGATGTAATTCTGGTACCTACAGTCAGAACAAAAATTCGGTCAAGGTCCTtcattcttattataatatataggtatatattatatttcacaataaacaaaagcttaaaaagttatataatacataggtattattccGTAttcgtatataagtataaatagataatagataatatcatatttcaaaaaatattaccaaatttaatttttagaaaacatttcctacatttcttaataaaaatgattaaatgttAATCGTTATCGGATAATCATCGCACTTATTAcgaacttaaataattattgagtgtcttaaattttttttttttaacttaatacagagaaaaataaacaaatcaatacaatattatagccaCGTGAATAaaagtatgtttttattatctGAGTTCACATGACATAGTCTGTTAACCTCTTAACTCTAttcattaagtatttactacTTTGATCTATGTAGAACCCAACCTATACAtactacctataaaaatttaatttactatatagaCAATTAGGAGCTTTCAGATTAAACAAAACCAAATACTTATATAGCTTTATATACATACgggtactacctacctataataggctaTAACtaaacttgataatatttttcaaaagtaattatattttttcttttatattatacgtatggtacatatatattatataaataggtaggtacaccataGTTGCACAAGGAAGTCACTTATTACagtgaaattttataaaatcatttcaaatgttttctattattaacatcaaaaatattgtttaaaaaaattacctagcTATTTCCGCgactacttaaataatttaaaaaataaatctcataTATACGGCTTCATAAACTATtgtgtgaaaaataaacatgttttgaattaaattcagAGGATAAGACGagtgaatactgaataatatatataactataacacTAACACTAACACCCCATCACCTACCTGAAATGTCGACAGTATACAAGAATTCTTGTTCATTCTACTGCACACGCGTCATGACCTCAGGAGcgtcaatgtataatatttatcatattgtttAGCGTAGAAATGACCTGATTTCATTTCAGATAACTTCTGAAAACTAATATTACCAAACtaatattttagtgaaatttaaatttaaaacatttaaagtcTAATTAATCCATTCGAATGTTATCATGTGAAATTACTAATCAAGCGGTTTGtcagatcatattattattataccaaaggGGTATCATTAGGTACTCATTAGTCAACGGCGGCTTATCTATGGTTaaagtttgaataaataattaaaattagtggTCGTGTGATTTGAATAGTAAttgtttgagaaaaaaaatccaGAACTAAATGGTTAAgtttttttgtatgatattgATATTCAACATAAACAATATAGATTGAATTAAGCAGGTTTATTCTCAACGACACATACATTTTCTTGGATTTAACCCACACGCAGTCGTAAGTTAGATATTAACTATATCTTATCGATGGACAGAAAATAACTAGGCAGGTATAACAATTAggcaatcaattataaataaataataatcatattatatcataaatgaCATTAATGATCCGCGACTACTACAAAAACCGTTTGCCGCAAATTTTCTGGACGACTTAAatcttataattaatagttgttgTAAACCAAGTCAATAGAAAttgtatataccataatatcgTTTACTACATCGTTAtgctaaaaaactatataaacggTCACCTGAGAATAATTCTTGGAGAAGTTGTACTGCTGACCGGACGTACAGTACCAGTGGTGTTGCGGGTCGGGCACCGACAGCCAATTGGCCTGGCCGTCGAAGTCGTTGATCTGGCACGTGGCCATGGTGTGCGGCAACGATTGCCAGCTGCCGTCCGATTGGAATTGCATCGAGCCGTGGCCGTGGCAttcgccgccgccaccaccggcACCGTGTTGGGGCGACGAGAGCTGTACAGCCTTGTTGTTGTACTGCAACGACGGCTGCCGGTGCGTGTGATGCTGCCGCTTGTTGGCCGGCAGGTCGGCAGCCGTCACGCCGCACTGACTGAACGCCGCCGACGACGCCGCCGCACCCTGCTTGTGCAACGCGGTCCGCTTGTGCTGGAGCAACCGCTGCTGGAACAGCTGCTGCTGGAGCCCGGACTTGTCCAGCGCGTAACCGTCCGTGTAGTTGAACCGCTTGGCCATGGCGGCCGACGGCGACCTAGGTGGCACGTCCTTGCCACACCGGTACTCGGCCGCCGCGGCCTGCTTCCGGTTCGACGCCACCTGTTCGTCGTTGGGCAAACAGCTCTGATACAGCATCTTGAGCGTCTCGTGTTCTTTTTGTACACCGCATTCTTGCAGCTGGAACAGTTTTCCGTTGCCACCGGCGCCTCCCGGCATGCGACCGTTGTACTGCTGGAGCTGAGGCGACCTGGGTGTCGACGACTGCACAGCGTTCGCCACCGCAACGACAGCCGCAGCCATGACAGCCGGGTCAATCTGGTTCATCAGTCCGTCGGACGCCCGTCTTCCCTCCCGGAAGCTGACGGGCGACATGTTGTCGGTGCGCGGCCGGACGCCGTCCCCTGCGGAGCTGTGGTTGTGCGCCAGAAACGAAGCGCGCCTGTCCCACGACGGCGGTGGACAGCTGTTGGCCGCCGCCACTGCGGCCGCGGCAGTGCATATCGCCGTGCAGTCTACAGCATACTTCATTTCGTTGGCGCACGATGGCAGGCTGGACACCTGCAAGTCCGATTCGTACTGCTGCAGGTTCGTGGCGCACTGCAGGTGATCCGCCAGGTTCTGGCTGTGGCTTTTGATTACGGGGCCGCCGCCGGCCGTAGGTGGGTACGCGGACCGGTGTGACTGTTGTGTGGGGCTGGAAGAAGCACCGGCGTCCTCTAGGTCCGTCTCGATGCCTTCGTCCGTCGACGTGGAGTACTGCGGTGCCATCATGGTCATGTGATCCAACCGGTTGTGATAGCACATTTTCGGCACATCGTCGTGTGGCGCCTGAAGCGCCATGTCGATCTTGTCCGGTTTGCAGCCCTTGAACTTGGGCAGCTGAGGCAGCTCTCTGAACGGTGGGTGTTGTTGCTGGGGTGACTTGCAGAGGTCAGCCAGGTTGACAGAATGCTGAACAGCCCGGCCCTGGCTGTACGACCGCGGTCGGTTGGACGGCGTGTGGCCGCTGTTCAGGTGAACGGCCGCACTGGTTTTGGGCTGTTTCCATAGGTCAGGTTGCATGTACTGGTGCCCGGCTGGGCAGTCAATCGACGCCCGCTTGTTGGGGCTCGAGTGTCCCGTGAACAGTTGCGGCTGTTCGTACGAGAACAGTTTCTCCGACAGCCGCCGGTCCTGTAAATAGTGGCTACTGTTCTCTTGCGACTGTTGCTGCTTGAGCTTCTCCAACAGCAGGTAGTAAATGGCAGCGTAATGATCGTACGTCCGATTCCTCAGCGACTGAAatgtacataaatgtataattattatgtataatggacaactttgttataatttctatttatatattatcagctAAAATCAAttggataattaataaattaggtattggTGATTGAAATTGAAAAGATGTAACGGGGatgctgtgtatcatttataatatgttattttacatgttccccgtcacagatccaccccccgccggcctgataattgataagcttttaATCGCCAATAGGTACTGAAAGTGTAGGTGGCGGGCATTcgaatatatttgaaatatataacaatacgtatatataatatatatatatatgcatatgtaTAGACATTCTtattcttatataggtacagtggtacacactacacacactTTTGTTTTGCCATATAAGCTATACTGGgacataaaaaaactattattattattattattattattattttattcactgaaaagtatataatttaaatcggATTGTGTCAATATTGTCTAACTGAATTCGCTAAATTATTGGTGAGTGAtgtcataaatgtataattcatgaaaaaattaaatattcataggtTTATTTGAATGCTTCCATTTACACTTGTTAACAGGGAAAATGATTACCAATTACTATGAAAACCCCGTTACCTAATATACGTAACGaaagttttcaaataaaattttattttacgttacaTGCTATTTCAAAATGGTTTTTGTCCATAGGATAATagcaaacataataaataaatattatattacataatagataaaaaaaaatgtctatgacTATTATAACGTCCTTTATAAGTTAGAACTAAAAAAATCTAACCTGTCTAGTTCTCGTCGTATTTATATCTAAACTGCTCATGAACCGCAACACTTGATCATTAGGTTCTGCCGGCATTTCGGCGATCGTACCCGGTAGAAGTCTCGGGGCTTCTTCCAACATCCAAGGATGCCTTTTGATCTGTTCGACGGTATACCTTTTATTTGGGTCTAATATGAGCATTTTACGTATCAATGATTCACAACCTgtaaaatgcattaatatttaaaaccattattatatattcac
This is a stretch of genomic DNA from Acyrthosiphon pisum isolate AL4f chromosome A3, pea_aphid_22Mar2018_4r6ur, whole genome shotgun sequence. It encodes these proteins:
- the LOC100167523 gene encoding serine/threonine-protein kinase SIK1 isoform X1, translating into MMDCKPDTIGFYTIDRRIGKGNFAEVRLATHRLVRSEVAIKMIDKRKLDAVNLEKVHREVDIMKQLDHPHIIKLYQVMESKDMIYIISEYASQGEIFDYIAKYGRMTEAAARKKFWQILSAVEYCHNRHVVHRDLKAENLLLDANMNIKIADFGFSNYFTPGEQLATWCGSPPYAAPEVFEGKKYYGPEIDVWSMGVVLYVLVCGALPFDGSTLHSLRDRVLSGRFRIPYFMSTGCESLIRKMLILDPNKRYTVEQIKRHPWMLEEAPRLLPGTIAEMPAEPNDQVLRFMSSLDINTTRTRQSLRNRTYDHYAAIYYLLLEKLKQQQSQENSSHYLQDRRLSEKLFSYEQPQLFTGHSSPNKRASIDCPAGHQYMQPDLWKQPKTSAAVHLNSGHTPSNRPRSYSQGRAVQHSVNLADLCKSPQQQHPPFRELPQLPKFKGCKPDKIDMALQAPHDDVPKMCYHNRLDHMTMMAPQYSTSTDEGIETDLEDAGASSSPTQQSHRSAYPPTAGGGPVIKSHSQNLADHLQCATNLQQYESDLQVSSLPSCANEMKYAVDCTAICTAAAAVAAANSCPPPSWDRRASFLAHNHSSAGDGVRPRTDNMSPVSFREGRRASDGLMNQIDPAVMAAAVVAVANAVQSSTPRSPQLQQYNGRMPGGAGGNGKLFQLQECGVQKEHETLKMLYQSCLPNDEQVASNRKQAAAAEYRCGKDVPPRSPSAAMAKRFNYTDGYALDKSGLQQQLFQQRLLQHKRTALHKQGAAASSAAFSQCGVTAADLPANKRQHHTHRQPSLQYNNKAVQLSSPQHGAGGGGGECHGHGSMQFQSDGSWQSLPHTMATCQINDFDGQANWLSVPDPQHHWYCTSGQQYNFSKNYSQLSSTVNVPMGSSLLTANDVMWTSPRLQSLSENTISELGEQMESG
- the LOC100167523 gene encoding serine/threonine-protein kinase SIK2 isoform X2 codes for the protein MTEAAARKKFWQILSAVEYCHNRHVVHRDLKAENLLLDANMNIKIADFGFSNYFTPGEQLATWCGSPPYAAPEVFEGKKYYGPEIDVWSMGVVLYVLVCGALPFDGSTLHSLRDRVLSGRFRIPYFMSTGCESLIRKMLILDPNKRYTVEQIKRHPWMLEEAPRLLPGTIAEMPAEPNDQVLRFMSSLDINTTRTRQSLRNRTYDHYAAIYYLLLEKLKQQQSQENSSHYLQDRRLSEKLFSYEQPQLFTGHSSPNKRASIDCPAGHQYMQPDLWKQPKTSAAVHLNSGHTPSNRPRSYSQGRAVQHSVNLADLCKSPQQQHPPFRELPQLPKFKGCKPDKIDMALQAPHDDVPKMCYHNRLDHMTMMAPQYSTSTDEGIETDLEDAGASSSPTQQSHRSAYPPTAGGGPVIKSHSQNLADHLQCATNLQQYESDLQVSSLPSCANEMKYAVDCTAICTAAAAVAAANSCPPPSWDRRASFLAHNHSSAGDGVRPRTDNMSPVSFREGRRASDGLMNQIDPAVMAAAVVAVANAVQSSTPRSPQLQQYNGRMPGGAGGNGKLFQLQECGVQKEHETLKMLYQSCLPNDEQVASNRKQAAAAEYRCGKDVPPRSPSAAMAKRFNYTDGYALDKSGLQQQLFQQRLLQHKRTALHKQGAAASSAAFSQCGVTAADLPANKRQHHTHRQPSLQYNNKAVQLSSPQHGAGGGGGECHGHGSMQFQSDGSWQSLPHTMATCQINDFDGQANWLSVPDPQHHWYCTSGQQYNFSKNYSQLSSTVNVPMGSSLLTANDVMWTSPRLQSLSENTISELGEQMESG